GGCGAGCCAGGGGCCGTGGGTGCGCAGCCACGCGCAGCGCTGCTGGTACTCAGGATGGTGGGCCGCAACCAGCGCCCAAAAGTCGCGGGAATGGTTGCGCTCTTTGAGGTGGGCGAGCTCATGCACGACGACATACTCCAGCACCTCGCGCGGCGCCATGATGAGATGGTAGCTGAAGCTCAGTGAGCCGCTGGGCCAGCAACGACCCCATGTCCGACGGAGCGAGCGCACGTAAATCCGCCCGGGGCTGAGTTGCATCGACGAGGCTAGGGCTTCTGTGCGCTCCGTTAGGGTCTGCAGCGCTTGCTGCTTCAGCCAGCGGCTGAGCACGCGGCGCGCCCCATCGATGCTTGGCGTGCGCGTGGCGACGACGAGGTGTTGGTCGTCGATCAGCGCCACCGTGCCTCGCCGCCCGCCGATCACGCGCACCGTCAGCGGCTGGCCTCGGTAGAGCAGGCTTTGCCCATACGGCCAGCGTTTCGGCAACCCCTGCCATCGACGCTCAAGGCGCGCGATCCAGCGCAGCACCCACCGCTGATGCCGTCTGAGAAACGCCGACGCGTCATCTGGCGCAAACCCTCTTGGCGCCGTCACGACCAGCCCTGCGGCCGGATCCATCCACAGACCGGGATGACGCGCACGGCTGCTTGCGCGCAGCGTATAGGTGAGCTGACGCTCCCCCAGCGTGGTCGTCGCCGAGGTCAGCTCTGGCATGGCGCGCTCAGAAGATCATGCGGATGCCCACAAGCGTCGGAGAATCTTGAGGGCGTCATGGAATGTTTCAGAGGCGGGACGGTTGTCTAAGATGCGGGTCCAATCGCGGGAGGACCAGCCGCGGACCGGCTCGAAGTCCGCGCGCATGCGGTCGTAATGCTCCGGCCTGGCTTCAGAGAGGTCGCTCTTGGTCGCGTAGCGCGCGGCGATGCGTTTCAGGGCCACCGCCTTCGGGATCGCGCATTCGAAAAAGTGGAACGAGGCGCGATGCCGCGTGGCGATGCGGCGCAGAAGGACTCGGCCCTCGGCTTTTGAAAAGGTGCCGTCGCAGACGACCGAATGCCCTGCTCTGATGAGCTGCTCGGCCCGCCGCTGCATCCGCTGATACACCAGCGCAGAGACGTTTGAGGAGTAACGGCCGGAGGCGAAA
The Candidatus Omnitrophota bacterium genome window above contains:
- a CDS encoding M48 family metallopeptidase; translation: MPELTSATTTLGERQLTYTLRASSRARHPGLWMDPAAGLVVTAPRGFAPDDASAFLRRHQRWVLRWIARLERRWQGLPKRWPYGQSLLYRGQPLTVRVIGGRRGTVALIDDQHLVVATRTPSIDGARRVLSRWLKQQALQTLTERTEALASSMQLSPGRIYVRSLRRTWGRCWPSGSLSFSYHLIMAPREVLEYVVVHELAHLKERNHSRDFWALVAAHHPEYQQRCAWLRTHGPWLAV